The sequence GAGATTGCTAGCTGAATGATTGTGGCTGCTAAAGGAGCTAACATAACAGTTAACAGTACTCCCAAAGGATTTCCACCCCTGTTGTTGTCTCTGGAATTGCCAAACCATAAGCTGTAGCTGACCATTTGCGCTAGAAATGAGACTGCGCCGGCGATCGTCGCTGCAACGGCTTGTGTTAGGGTATCACGATTCACAATATGAGTGAGTTCATGGGCGATGACGCCTTCTAGTTCATCTTCTGGCAAAATATTTAAAATGCCTTCAGTGACAGCAACTGCAGCGTGTTCTGGGTCGCGCCCTGTAGCAAACGCATTAGCAGTTTGACTAGGGACGATGTAAACTCCGGGCATGGGGATTTGAGCACGAGCCGACAATCTCTGCACTATCCGGTACAGGCCGGGTGCTTGAGTTGCGGTGACGGGCTGGGCACGATAGACTGCTAATGCAATTTTATCGGATTGATACCAAGAGAATAGGTTAGTTGCTGCTGCTAAACCAATTCCTATAATTAGACCAGTAGTACCACCAATTACCCAGTAACTAATAGCAATTAATAAGCCGCTGAGTGCAGCTAGTAAGACAGCCGTCTTCAGTTGATTTCTCATATTTTTGCTCTCCTATTAATGCTGTGTTGATTTTTAGAAATATATTAGACAACAGCATTATTTAAGCCGCACCTCAATTGTATCGAGCTTCTCTCGGATGCGTAGTACAGAAATCTTCTTAGAAAAGTACGGTTTTCTCACATATTTGATGTAAATATCATCAAATTCTCATATGTTTGTTGAGTTTTTAATCAGGAATGATTCACTATAATCGCTCGCTTAATATTCTCTAAAAAATGCATCTGTCTATAGTAATAAATATTTGGTGATGAAAGATAGAAAAAAGGGCATCTTTTAGAGACGCCCTGAATGTAAAGAAACCCTCTAGGGTTTTCCGTACACCTTCCCAACAATCAGCAATAGTGACTAATTTCCGGTTAGTCACACTCACAGTCACAGATGTGAATATAGTAATTTTATTAACTGATTTTTCCAAATGACCTCAGAGTATATACTCAAGATAAACATTTCTTTCAGCGATTCTGTTCATGAGCAAAATTATCTCATCAACTAATTTTGTTTGGCTATCAGCTTCTCATGTCGATGATAATGATATGTGGCTCCGGAGATAGCGGAGAAAATTACCCAGAAAAAGGTATTTAATCGCAAATCAAATAGGGTGACATCTACTGTATTCAATAGCACACACCCAATCCCCACAGTGAGATAACTGAAAAATATCAATCTTTGCTCTGGATTGAGGTAGTTTGAGTGCACCAACAATTGGATACCTGCAATCAAAATCCAAATGAGTAAAGCACAAAATAATAAAGTAGTGGGAATGCCAGTTTCTGCTGCTAGCATCAAGAAAATGTTGTGGGGATGACCAAGGGAAATCTGCATTTTGGCTTGGTAAAGTTTAGAAAAACTGCGTAAACCCCAACCAGTCCAAGGATGCTGCTGAGTTAAAGACCAAGCAAATTCCCACTGAGTTTTTCGCATCAGGGCTAGGGGTCTGTCGGGGTACATGTCATCGTTTAACCGCGCCCAGAAAAAAGCCGGAATGAAGCGACGGAAAAATTGGGCGACTGGTGAGGGCGCAAAAGCTGCTGAGAGGATGCTAGCGACAATAACAACGACAGCACCGACAATCAGACGCCATCCTTGATAAAGTGCATAAGCTAAACAAGCAAAAATAGCGATCGCCCATCCGTTACGGGAATTTGTCAAAATTAAAGCGATAAAATTACCAAGCAGCGCTATCGTTAAAAAAATGAAGGGAAGAGTAGATAGCTGTTTATTTTGTGCAATTAATCGCGTCTGTTTTAACTGGCGATATTTTTCTAGCCACAATCCTAAAGCCAGGATGAAAACAATCACCAAATAAGCAGCTAAAGTATTAGCGTGCATTAAAATTGAAGCCATGCGGCCTGATGGATTTCCTCCTGGTGCGATCGCCCATTCTAAAACAATCCACAAAAACTTGAAGTCGAAATTCCAACCTAAAAATAATTGTCCCCAACCGAAAATCACCACTGGGACGGAACCAATTACTAAGATATAAGCTATTTGGCGTAGTTGAGCAGTGGTTTGAATGAGGGCGCTTAAACCTGTGTAAACAAAAAAGTAGGGTAGCAGATTAAACAAGCCGAGGAAGGCTGCTACTTTATCATCAGCAAACCCAGTGGTCACTATCAGCAAAGCACTTACAAGGGCAAATCCCCAATTCAGGGGACGGCGGATAATTGTCTGGTGTTGGCGCGACCAAGTAACTAATGATGCCAACACTATAGCTACAGCCCCTAAAAAGGGACTCAATGGGAAGACGAGCAATCCCCATTGAGTACATTGCCACGGAAATTGTAAATTGGTCTGGGGATGATCAAAAGCCTTGTTCAAGCTGGCTCCCAACATTCAGCGCGGGTGAGACGAATTTGTGCTAGGGCAAAGATGGTGGGAATGATGCGACCATAGTTAGTGGCGATCGCTCTCCAGCCCAAATCTGCGAAAAACCATGCCCACATTACCGGCCCCACGACTGCAAACATGCTGCGTACAGCCCCGTAACGAGCAGCACTCATCGTCATACCCCGTTGTGCCATTTGTAACGTTACATAACTTTGAAATTGAGTCGTAGCTACTTGTGAGCCGGCGATCGCTGTTTGTTTTGCAACTTGATAAGTGGCAAAATGTCCAGCAAATTGACGGGCGATTTGTTTTAAGACCATTGGCTGTATGACTGAGGTGACAGCTAAAGCACTACCACCCTTGAAAATCAACCCCAAGGGGTCACGCTGCAAGAATAACGGTAATGGTTGTTGTAGTTCTGATTTAATCAAATGATTTTGGATGCGTACAGTTAATTTTTGCTTTTCCTGTTCAGGTAATTTTTTCCACACCTGTCCTAATAAATGCAAAAATACCTCTGCTTCTAAATCAACAGTCGCCAGCTGATGAGAATAGGGAATTTTTAAATACTTGCAAACTTGAACCAGTGCTTGTCGATACGTAACTTGATGGGTGCGCCCCCGCAATACCGTCATCCCATCAGCCGCCAAAAACCGGAAGCGATTTTCTAGTGCATCTAACCAAGCTCTGCGGTCTTGGCTTTGAACTTCGAGGGGTTCAGGCGTCTGAACATAATCTAGGGGATTAAACTTGCGACTAAACAGAATTGCGGTTAAGTCTTGTAATTCTTCCTCACTGGCTAGCTCTAACGCCGCCCTTAGTTCGTCCAACTTCCCATCCTCCCGTGCTGCTTTCTGTACCTTATTCTACTATTAGCTTTTGACGGTCATTTGTTATTGCTGATTTTATTTCCCATCTCCTGATCCTGATTGTGCTTTGATAATAACTAATCGTTAGGGACTATGAATTAATGACGGATGTGGTGGTGATTGGTGCGGGGATGGCTGGTTTAGTCTGCGCCCAGCAGTTAACTCAAGCAGGGTATGGGGTGCGGGTTGTGGAAAAGTCCCGTGGTTTGGGGGGACGAGTAGCTACACGCCGTTTACAAGGAACCTGTGCGGATCATGGAACTTGTTACCTCAAGCCTGAAGGCGAATTGTTGGGGCGTTTTGTGGAATTGTTGGGCGATCGCCAAATTCTCAAAGTTTGGACGGATAAGGTTGATCAACTGACAGCAAACGGGACGATTGAGCGATCGCCAAGTTTGAGTCCTCGCTATGTGGCGCCGGAGGGAATGAGTGCGATCGCTAAATTTTTGGCTCAGGGTTTAGACATTTTGCTAAATCAGCGTGTTGTGGCGATTACTGCGACTCCAGAAAATAGTTGGCGTCTGACTTTAGAATCTAGCGATGAAGAAATCACTGCTCAAGCTTTAGTTGTGGCGATTCCTGCGCCCCAAGCTTTCATGTTGTTAGCACCGTTGGGTGAGAGTTTATTAGACGCAGAGTTTATCAGGTGTCTGGGTTCTGTAGAATTTTCTCCTTGTATCAGTGCGATCGCTGGATATCCTCCCACATCCTCACCGCTTCCTCAATGGCTTGCCTTAACTTTTACTGATCATACAGAAATCGCATGGATTGGTTTTGATAGCAGCAAGCGTCTTCACCCCCAACAACCACATTTTGTTTTGCAAAGTAACGCTAATTTTGCCAAACTTCACTTGGAGACTGAAGATTTACAACCAGTCGGACAATATTTATGGCAACGTGCAGCTCAGACTTTATCACTACCTTGGTTGGATTCTCCCAATTGGTTGCAAGTGCATCGCTGGCGCTATGCTTTCCCTACCATTCCTTGGAATGAAACCGTTTTAGCTGCGAAAACTCCATTACCTTTGGTGTGCTGTGGTGACTGGTGCGGAGGTAATCTCGTTGAAGGTGCGATGGTTTCTGGCTTGGCTGCTGCTACCGCAATTAATCAGCAACTACATAATTTAGCTCTCCCTAATGTTAATTTTTTCAACTTTTTTACACAATAATTTTAACCGTGAATAAACTTATTGCTCAGTGTAGTTGTTCATTATGGTTATAACTTACTTAAACATCAAGCTCAAAAACTAGTTTTCTAGGCTACACAAGTTAAAAAACAAAATAAGATAGCGAGCTAAAAAACTTCCTTTGTTAAGTAATGTAGATGACAAAGCAATTTTCATTTCATGAAATTTTTTAGTATTAAGTTTTGGCGTATAAAATTGATCCCTTAATGTTTTTACTGCGTTTTGTGTATTTTTTGGCTAACAAGATAGAAGTTTGAAATAATTAATATGATGGGGATCAAAAATCGCTTGGTTGCTAATCTATAAATTACTGTTGGCAAAAATAGCGATTTTGCTCAGTACAAAGGTTAACTAAAACAACCGACATCAAATGTTTGATTTTTCCCGATATTCTCAGTTAGGTTCTGGGTTAGTATATCTCTTTATTCAATAAATTCTAACTGTTTGTCACAATGAGTTTGGCGTCTCAAAAACTGTTTTTTACACACATTAATGTCTGCATAAAAAAGGAGATAAGAACCTATGAAGACAGTAGTCAAATTAACCCAACAATCCGTCATCGGCGAGATTGAAAGTGTGTTAGATACATATCCATACCATCCTTATCAACAAGCTTTTGCGATTCCCGATTTGCGCCAAGAGCTAATTTCTTTCGTTCTCAGTCGCATTCCTTGTCTTTACTACACGATGACTGAGGTGCAAATTTCCCAGACCGAAATTGAGCCAGATTTTTTGCTCAATTCCAAATTACCTCGTAGTCCGTTAGAACAGCAACTACACGTCCAAAATCTGATTCACCAAGGTATTTATTCTATCTTTCAAGCTAAGTCTGATTGGATTAGTCATCACCTTTGCGAAGCAGTTCAACCGGGTAGCGAACCATCTCACTGGTTTGGTTAGATAATAATTAAGAGTGAGGAATAAAAATAGTTCGGGTTTTTCCTCACTCTTTAATTAATTGAATTGGCGTGCAATTGCGATTTTTATTTAACTTTTAGTGGGTCATGTCCCCAATTCATTAATGAATAGCGCCAGCGCGTATGTTCAACATCACCTTGAGGCTGTTGTGCTGAGTGACGATGGATGTAACTAACGACTTTTTTCATATGTGATAAATCATCATCAGTGTAGCTATCTGGTTTTTTTCTCAGCAAATCGATGATGCGTTTACCTGATTTGTGTCCTATTGATTCGTGATCATTTTCCTTTTGTCCAACAGATTGAGATTCCTCTGTTTGTAACCAAGATTCTAGTTCTTTTGGTTCCATATTAACTGAGGAATGAAATTCATCTATTAATGATTTAACATCTTTGCTCATAATCTGAGATTACTCCTCAATCTTTTCCAAAGCATCAGGTTTATGAGCAGCTTCTTTACCTGTTTTTTCGCTTTTAACTAAATACTCCGGATTGTCTTTTGAAGCAGCAACTTGATGTCCTTTAATTTCTGTGGGTGAGGTCAAAGTTTTTTCAACTTCACCAGTGGTTTCACCTTGTGATGTGTTCCACTTCACTTTGTCACCTTTGTTGAATTTTTCAGCCACGAGTTTTCCTGTTTGTTGTTTTATACCAGTACATTATCTTGGCTGTGTGAGTGTAATTAATCAGTCGAGCGATAGAAAAATTAGCAAGATAAGCTATCACTAGCGGCTCATGTCAAAAATTTGGTGAGCTTCGTAGTAAGCACTTTAGTGCTTTAGAGATTGAGAATAAAGTCCTTACTACGAAAAGCGAGCGCTTAATTTATCCGTTAATAATCTGTTTCAGTTGGAACTGATTGCAGAGCTAAAAGTCTCCCTTGAATTAGCTCATATCCGTCCTCAATTAACCACCATTTTGCTTCATCATAATTATTGCAAGAAAAGACAATTTTATATCCTTGAGCCGGGTCATAAACATGACAATTTTCTTGAGTGTCACATAGTAATAGCAGAATGTAAGGTGGTGATAATATTGAGTCTATCCATACTTCCGTAAAGTTCCAATTATTTTTGACAAAATCTTTGGTGGTGGACGATTGATTATTGGTATTATGCATTGTTTTTTATTGTTCCATAGTATGAGCGATCGCTCTGTTATTCAAAAGAGCGATCGCTTTGATATTTTGATAGTAGTTGACAACTGATCACAGTATATTTGAAATTGTCAACTTACGAATTACTTGTACATTTGCTGGGTTCTAGTTTTTTTGTGTGTCATTAGTAATTAAACAAGTGTCTCACCCACCATCACAGTTGTCATCAAAT is a genomic window of Fortiea contorta PCC 7126 containing:
- a CDS encoding zinc metalloprotease HtpX is translated as MRNQLKTAVLLAALSGLLIAISYWVIGGTTGLIIGIGLAAATNLFSWYQSDKIALAVYRAQPVTATQAPGLYRIVQRLSARAQIPMPGVYIVPSQTANAFATGRDPEHAAVAVTEGILNILPEDELEGVIAHELTHIVNRDTLTQAVAATIAGAVSFLAQMVSYSLWFGNSRDNNRGGNPLGVLLTVMLAPLAATIIQLAISRTREFSADAGAARLTSNPRALARALQRLEATARQLPLDANPAFEPLLIINPISGKFLGNLFSSHPATEVRVAQLLKLEQNLPTTAY
- a CDS encoding O-antigen ligase family protein; this translates as MLGASLNKAFDHPQTNLQFPWQCTQWGLLVFPLSPFLGAVAIVLASLVTWSRQHQTIIRRPLNWGFALVSALLIVTTGFADDKVAAFLGLFNLLPYFFVYTGLSALIQTTAQLRQIAYILVIGSVPVVIFGWGQLFLGWNFDFKFLWIVLEWAIAPGGNPSGRMASILMHANTLAAYLVIVFILALGLWLEKYRQLKQTRLIAQNKQLSTLPFIFLTIALLGNFIALILTNSRNGWAIAIFACLAYALYQGWRLIVGAVVVIVASILSAAFAPSPVAQFFRRFIPAFFWARLNDDMYPDRPLALMRKTQWEFAWSLTQQHPWTGWGLRSFSKLYQAKMQISLGHPHNIFLMLAAETGIPTTLLFCALLIWILIAGIQLLVHSNYLNPEQRLIFFSYLTVGIGCVLLNTVDVTLFDLRLNTFFWVIFSAISGATYHYHRHEKLIAKQN
- a CDS encoding YaaW family protein, which gives rise to MDELRAALELASEEELQDLTAILFSRKFNPLDYVQTPEPLEVQSQDRRAWLDALENRFRFLAADGMTVLRGRTHQVTYRQALVQVCKYLKIPYSHQLATVDLEAEVFLHLLGQVWKKLPEQEKQKLTVRIQNHLIKSELQQPLPLFLQRDPLGLIFKGGSALAVTSVIQPMVLKQIARQFAGHFATYQVAKQTAIAGSQVATTQFQSYVTLQMAQRGMTMSAARYGAVRSMFAVVGPVMWAWFFADLGWRAIATNYGRIIPTIFALAQIRLTRAECWEPA
- a CDS encoding NAD(P)/FAD-dependent oxidoreductase — its product is MTDVVVIGAGMAGLVCAQQLTQAGYGVRVVEKSRGLGGRVATRRLQGTCADHGTCYLKPEGELLGRFVELLGDRQILKVWTDKVDQLTANGTIERSPSLSPRYVAPEGMSAIAKFLAQGLDILLNQRVVAITATPENSWRLTLESSDEEITAQALVVAIPAPQAFMLLAPLGESLLDAEFIRCLGSVEFSPCISAIAGYPPTSSPLPQWLALTFTDHTEIAWIGFDSSKRLHPQQPHFVLQSNANFAKLHLETEDLQPVGQYLWQRAAQTLSLPWLDSPNWLQVHRWRYAFPTIPWNETVLAAKTPLPLVCCGDWCGGNLVEGAMVSGLAAATAINQQLHNLALPNVNFFNFFTQ
- a CDS encoding DUF3140 domain-containing protein, whose amino-acid sequence is MSKDVKSLIDEFHSSVNMEPKELESWLQTEESQSVGQKENDHESIGHKSGKRIIDLLRKKPDSYTDDDLSHMKKVVSYIHRHSAQQPQGDVEHTRWRYSLMNWGHDPLKVK
- a CDS encoding DUF2945 domain-containing protein; translation: MAEKFNKGDKVKWNTSQGETTGEVEKTLTSPTEIKGHQVAASKDNPEYLVKSEKTGKEAAHKPDALEKIEE